A region of the uncultured Bacteroides sp. genome:
TCAGACATATTAAACTGCACTCCTATTCCCTCAAAATTACCTTGCAAAGGTTCATTAAGCTTTTTCACTTCGTCCGGATTGGCATACGTTGAATGAGGATCAAGGGTAGATAACATCTTAACAATAGCATCTTCTACTAATTTGTCTTCATTCACTTTATCAACATAAAGATTATTGATAGCAAACTCTGCCATATGTAATTTACGGGAAGCAACGGTTCCGTAGTTCTGAGCCTGCGCACTAACAGAAAGCAAGCATATAAAAGAAACGAATATTTTTTTCATTCGATAATTATTTCGGATCAGATAACCATTCCTTCAGGAATAAAGCAACTGATATCTTTGTTATATTGCAAAAGTTCTCTCACAATAGTGGAACTCACACAAGTCAGTTCCGGCTCTGTAAATAGTAATATTGTCTCAATTCCAGCCAATTTTCTATTAACATCAGCAATGGTTTCTTCGTATTCAAAATCTTTCACCGTACGGATACCACGGACAATGAACTTTGCATCAACAAACTGAGCAAAATCAATTGTCAGGGAATTATAAGGCAGCACCTTTATTCTCGGTTCATCCTTATACAGATTTTGGATCATCTCCACACGTTTTTCTATTGGGAAATAGGTTTTCTTGTTTTCATTAATACCTATACTGATTACTATTTCATCCATAAAGGTTAAAGCACGCTTTACCACTGAATAATGGCCGATAGTAAAAGGATCAAATGTTCCGGGAAATATGGCTCTTCTCATAATTTTAAGCTACATCTTCTTCAATAACCAGGTTATCTATAATAAAGTTCTGGCGTTCCATGGTATTCTTTCCCATGTAGAACTCTAAAAGTCCTTTTACCAAATCATTTCTTCTCAGAGACACTTGTTCCAGGCGTATGTCTTTTCCAATAAAATGCCTGAATTCATCCGGAGAGATCTCTCCTAGCCCTTTGAATCGGGTAATCTCAGGATTGGGAGAAAGTTTATTGATAGCACTTATTCTCTCCTCATCCGAATAGCAATAAATAGTCTCTTTCTTATTTCTTACACGGAAAAGAGGAGTCTGCAAAATATAGACATGCCCCTTCTTTATCAGATCGGGGAAAAACTGCAGAAAGAAAGTGATCAGCAACAAACGGATGTGCATACCATCCACATCGGCATCA
Encoded here:
- the coaD gene encoding pantetheine-phosphate adenylyltransferase, translating into MRRAIFPGTFDPFTIGHYSVVKRALTFMDEIVISIGINENKKTYFPIEKRVEMIQNLYKDEPRIKVLPYNSLTIDFAQFVDAKFIVRGIRTVKDFEYEETIADVNRKLAGIETILLFTEPELTCVSSTIVRELLQYNKDISCFIPEGMVI